The window TTGTTTCATTTTTTTATTTTTATTATTCAGCATAACAAGTTTCGATTTGCTTTCATAAGCTCAATAGGAGAGATTAAAAAGACCTGAGAAAATATAAAATATACTCCTGCTTTAGAAATAATTTGTAAAAGTTATTAAATTTTTTCGGGAACCTTTTTTAGTTTTAAATTAATAAAACAATTGTATGAGTAATATTATTTATAGTTCATCATGCCAACATATCTACCAAATAATTGGTTTTGCTTCTTCTAAATACTCACTATAAAAAATATAGCCATCAATATTTCCGTAGTCTTTAGAAATGCATAAACTTTTAAGTAAGTTTCCTTCTTTCCAACCTTCTTTTGCTCCGAAGGCATTATCAAAAACAAGATTAGATTTTTTTATCTGATCAGAAAATTTCTCACTTACAGATTGGTATTTTGTTTTGATAGTCATACCAACAATTTTATTTTCAATACAAAAAACAAAAAGTTTAATTCCTTCTATTTCGTTATTAAATTTTTCGTTGGAATAACATGAAAATTTGCCATCGTATTCGATATCAAAGTTTTTTAAAATACTTTTGTCTTTACCAATAATATTTTTGACCTCAAAATTCTCAGAGCTACAACTTAAAAATAGAGAGTTAGCCAAAACGATTCCTAAAAGCGCTTTTGATGTAACATTTATAAATTGTTTTCTGTTCATTTAATTTAAATTTATAATAATTATACATAAAATATTAAAAAGCATTAAAGAGAAACCATAATAACAAGAATTAATTACTCTTTTTTTCATTTTGTAACAACTTATATATGAAGATACTAAGTAAGAAAAAAAGGCTGCAACACCTGTAAGCAAACTACCTCCTAAAAATACAAACCAATCTAATTGCAATGTATTAGCGTTTGAAACTTCCGTATTGTCGGTTATTTTCACTTTTTCACCCATTTTTAAAGGTTTATCACTGGTAATATCTAATTTTTTTGTCACTTCTTTTCCTTCAGAGTTTGTATATCTAACTTTTGGAAAATAAATGATCTTCTTATTGGGTAAATATGTATTATTGAAAGATGATTTGCTGCTTGATATTTCTTGTTGATACCCTACAACAATAGCTTCATATTTATTTTCAGTAATCGTCCTATAGGCCTTTTCCCAAAAATAAGAATAAGATGTTATAAAAGTTAATGAATTAAGAATACATAATATTAAGGAAGTAAATATAATGATGAAAACTTTTTCAAGCATTTTTCCTTGATTATCTGTTTTTCGAAATATTTTCAGTGAAATATGGTAAGCAATAAATAAAGAGCATACAATGATCACGATCAATAGATATCCTAAAGAGGTCATAGCTAAACAAATTAAATGATACTAAAACCTTGCTGTTTTGTTCTCTTGTGTAGTTTTATCTCAAGTTCTATATTACTTTGTTTGTCAATATCTGGGCTTTTGAACTGCATTGCCTGAGATCCGTCTAATCGAACTAACCTAACTAATTTACCAGAACCCATGATTTCCATTTTCAAATTATTTTCGTTAAGCTCTTCTAATTCTAATTTCTGAGAGAATAATTGTGCCGCACTATCTAAAAAACTTTTTTTTCGCTCGTCATTAAAATAAAATGCCTGCTCTTGTAGTTTCATTTTTTCTTGAGACATATCCAAATATTTTGCTGCATTATGCTCTTTTAGTACCAATTGTATCTGTTTATAATAATTTATTACTTCTTTAAACAGTTCTTCTTTTTTTATCTCCGCCAGATTTACAGAATTTTGCCATCCATCTAATATAAAAGGAAGCTCTACGTCAATCTCTGTAGTTAATTCAAAGCTGGGATATTTTATATTTTGGCTAAGACCATCCCAAGGAGATTCTAGTTTTTGATGAAAAGTGATTCTGCTGTTTTTAATATCACTAATATCTGATAAGAAAAAATCAATCCCTAAATAAGAATTTTCTTCAGTTAGCAATTTTTCTCCCTGTCTAGGATACATTTTTCCTACAACTTTATATTTTCCTGTTTGTAGCAAAACTTGATTTATAGGAGTAAGAGATGAATTTCTTTCCCTTCCTTCAGTTTCTTTTCCTTTCCATTCGTCAACCAAAACATCATTTACATATACTTCTGTAGTACAAAACGAATTGATATTTAATTGATAATAAGGTTTTGTGATTTGTAACATAATTTAATTTTAAAAATATTTTTTGCCTAATGAATGTTCTGATTTATCAATTACTATTTCTTCTATTTTGAAATTACTTTTCCACCAACCGATCTCGCCTTCCACTTCTCCAGTAATTTTAACTCCTGAGAATTTCAGTATCGGCTCAATAAAGAGACCTTTATCATCTGAGTTAATAACAAAATCCCCTCCAAAAAAAGAGTCACCTTGTAGTCTTGCGGCAGCTTTAAAATCTAAGATATATTTTTTTGAATTCTTATTAAACTTTCCACCAATCTCGATAGCAAGTAAAATTGTAGCTCCCATTTTTCCGCCTATGGTGGTTTTACCCTGCATATCAATACCATTAATAGCATCAATTTTTAAGGCATCTACCATAATACTTAATTCACCATAGAAAGTAGCAGTAAAAGTTACTGATGCTCCAAGTTTTTCTAATCCTGCTCTGAATTTACCTATCAATCTTGCAGCAGCAGGATTACCTGTAGTAGCATATGATCCTAAAGCAATAGCGGCACCTATAATATCAATTACAACCTCGGCTCCAATCAAAGGGTTGAATCCAAAACCTATCTCACCAACTGTATTTAATAAATTTCTATTATTTAATCTTTCTAAATACCACTTCCCTACAACAGTAAATTTTGGATATCTAATATCAAATCCAACAGGAATAGCCGTCTGTTTGGCTGCACTTTGTGCATAATTTATAGCATCCTGTAAAACAGTTATCGATTTTGATATTAGTTTCGCAACAGCCTCTATTCTATCAGAAAACTCATTAGTAAAGCTTCTCTTAGAATTACCATTATTCCATTCTGCAGAAAGCCCCACACCAATAGATATCGGGATTTTTCCTGTTTCATTCATTCTCCATCTTCTGTAACCTGCTTCCCTAGATTTTTCCTGATGTTTAGCAAAAATATTGCCAGCAGGCATATTAGCTGCCTTATAATTTGAGACATTCACCAAAAACTCAACTGCCAATTCCCATTTTATATCGGGATAAGCATTAATAAGAACAGTTGTCCTCTTGTTATTGCTAAAAAACCGACAACTGTGAACATGCAAATGATATTGATTCGGCGTTGTAGAAGAAGGCCATATATATTGAATAGGAGCAATATTAAATCTCGATAAATCTGAATAAATTTGATAATTAAAAGAAGGAGTATTAAAAGTCTTTTTAGTATCACCTGCATCTATTGCCTGACCTACATCTACAATGTAAGATTCTTTTTTATGTTTATCATTTCCTCTGAAGCAGGCTTTTGTCTCAAAGCCAGTAATATCTATTGTAATTTCTTTTTTTACGGGAACTGCAATTTTGTCTAAAACAGTTGGTTTACTTGGTGCAATAACTTCATACACTACTGTTTGTGCATCATGCTCATTAAAAGTAAATGAAATATCAACTCTTCTGTTATTGATATAATCTTTTTCATTTTTATATTTTACATTATCTCTACCCATTTTATCATCGGTAGGATCTACTTCGCCTTTACCTGTTGACGTAATTCTTCGCGGATCTAGCCCTCCATCTGCAAAAAACTTTTTTACAATATCTGCTCTTCTCTGAGATAAACCTTTATTATAATTCTGTTTTCCAATAACGCAGGCATATCCCCTTAAATTTATAATAGAGTCTTTATGTTCTAAAAGAAATTTTAAAACATTATTAAGTATTGCTTCACCGCCTTTATCGATAATTGTAGAATCTATCTCATAATAAATAGTTCTCTGTATTTCCTTTTGCTGAGCTTTTCCCGTAATTTGCTTTATGCCATTTCCTTTATCAAAAACAGTAACGGTTGTATTGTTTGGCGCCCCATCTTTAACTTCGGTTTCTGTAAATTTAATAACTTCAAATTTACAAGGCTCTATTCTTGCAGAATTTACATCTGGTTTGTAAACTTTAGTAGGAGTTTGGTTTTGACTAACGTTTGTATTGGTTGTGGCTATTTTATTTTTAACATTAAGATAAATTGCATGAAGGTCGTCTCCAAGATTATCTTTTATATACTTTCCTGAAGCCTGATCTTTAACTTTAATATAAAATTCTTCAAGATTCTGAATATTATCTACATGAGCCATCCAAGCGTAAGTATTCTGTATTTTCAGATTTACTTCACCATCAATCACCTGCACATCAGTATAAACACAAATTTGCTTATCTGCTTTCGCATATTGCTGATTCCAAAGCTCTATAATTAAATTATTTCCGTTAAGACCTTCTGTCTGCAAATTGAGATGTACAATATGCCCATAAGAAATATGTTGTACTTTTTTATTATTTTTAATACTTCCGCCTCCCTTTTGATAAGACCATTTACTGCTGATAATTTTGGGTTCGCACCAACCTTTTACATACAAACCCACATTATTTTTAAAATCTCTTTGTCCGGAGAAACTTGCTTCGATGTAATAGTGATAACTACCGCAAAACTTTTTGAGTATATAAAATTTATAACCTGTCGTAGAAGGAACCTGAAAGAGAATAATTTTTCTATCATGCGTTTGCCTCATCCAAATTACCGGTTTTTTCTTATCCTCTGCAGAAGTATTTGGCAGCCATTCTTCTACCTGAAAAACCACATCCTGCTCTGCTACGATTGTAACTCTTTGACCAGGAACAGACATCTTAGGATAATATTTACCTTGTGTAACTTTTATTTTTTTTACGCCTTTTGCCATGTGATTATTCTTTAAATTACGCCTTCTTGTACCCCTTTTGCAGAAGCTTGCTCATTATACATCGATTCTGAGTCAATCAACGGATTTATCTGCTGCTGCACATCCTGGTCTGCATTTTTAAAATTCTGCTGACTTGCCTCTGCTCTTTGTCCGTGATCTATAATTTCTATACATGGAGTTCCTGCAATTGCGCATATTGCTTTGCTGTCTTCAAGAATTATATAACCTCCATTGCTAAGTTGAACTTTATCGTAAAAATTCTGCCATTCAGTCACCATAACTTTACATGGCGGAGGCGGACTTCCCATTTTTGTACAACTTCCGAAAGTGTTTTTCTCAAATGTTGTAGTGCCGATTTCTTTAGTTGTGACAATCAGTTTTTTGGTTGCACTTTTATCGTTTGCATATTCTTTTTGGTGACTTAGCACTTTAAGATTATCCGGAGCCTGCCCGAATTGGCATTTGCACATAGCTCCCTGTACTACAATGTGTTTTTCTGCCATAACTAAAATTCTTGGTTTGAAATTACAATTCTCGATAAGTATTCATTCCCGAACTCCAAGCGAACGAATGAAGTATTCATTTTAAAAGTTACAACCGTCAAGGCTTTCGTAATATTTTCATCACTATCTACTGTAGTCTGATAAAGCTGGGCATTATATCTTGCAAATTTGGTTTTGCATTCTGAAGGTGAACTATCATTAAAAACCAAACCATAAGGCAATCCTGAAACAGCATCATTTCCGTAATATTGAATGGAGTAATATTCTTCACCATTCATCATATTGGCATAGATCATATTGAAATTTTCGAAATCCCAATTGGAATATTTTCCGTTCTTACAGGTTTCACAATCCATTTCACTCGGATCTGTTTTTAAAAGCCTGGTTATCTGATCTGAATTTGTTGGAAGACTGATAAACTGCTTTTTAGGAAAAAGATTCTGCAGATATTTTGAGGTCACTTTTTTTTGTGATTGTTTTGCTTCTACAGCGGCAATTTGAGCGTCAGCCTGAGCAGTTATTATCGCTTCAGTTTCAGTATCAATTGAAGAGTTGTCGACAGCTACTAATCCTTCAGACAATTCTTTGCTTTTCGCATTTAAAAGAAATTCTTTAATTTCATTTTCAAGTTTTCCTGTAGATTTTGTAAGTTTAACATCAACTTCTTTCTTTGACCAGCTATCCGGATTTATTTCTTCAAGAAAAACACTGATTTTCGTACTTTTTGCCGAAACTTTTTTCATAGAAACATTCCAAATGGCTTTCTGGATAAACTGTTTCGGTTTTGCACTATTCTTTACTGCTAAATTTAAATAAGGATTTTTCTCATTAGCATCAAATTTCAAATCATACAGATCAACGGTAGTAGAAAATTCGTTATCTCCTGCCGCTGCCGCTTTTGCTTCGTCTCTGGTGAAATTATTTTTAAAATTAAAAATGGTATTTTGTAATTCCTCAATGCCTTTTGGAACCGTAAATTCTGTTTTCTGCCCAAAATTCAGAGCAAAAACTAAAATAAAGAGCGTTAAAGAAAGTTTTTCAAATATTATTTTTTTCATTGGTTTGGTTTTAAATTTAATCGATAACGGTTACAACTACCGATATTTTTTTTCTACTTTCAAGATTAATATCACATTCCAAATACAGTGATTCTGGTAATTGGGTTTCTCCATTCAGGTAATATTGTAGTCTTAAATTTCCGTCATCATTTATAAGTGGGTTGTCTTCTATAATCAGAGAAAATGGTGCTCCGTTGATAAAATCATACCGGCTTCTTTCATCATATAATTTTCCGTTTCCAGAAATATTGATTAAATCGTAATCATCTTTTAGCGGATCAATTTCCACTTCAATTTTATACTTCGGTTCAACTGCATTGTTTATCACCGGAAAGGTTTCTGTCATCTCAATCAGATAATTCTGATTAAATTTTTGATAGATTCCAAAAAATAATGTGCGGATGAAATAATCATTTTTAATGAAGATAAAAAGAGAATTGGGCTCAGCTAAAACCGCTTCAATTTTTCGACAATATTCATCTACAATTTCACCTTCAAATTCTTTATAAACATCTTCTTTTACAGCGTTCCATCTTTCTTCAAATACATAAGCATTTTCAATAGTATTAAATTTTCCTTGCTGATTAACACTTATCAGCATCGGATATAAAACTTTGGATGTTTTATACGCCAGCAAATCTGCAATTTCATTTATCTCTTCTTCATTCAGAAAAAGATTTGAGATTCTGTCGATTTCAAAAAAATGAAATCCGTTTTCATATTTAACCCACCGAACAGAAGTATTGTATTTAATTTCGTTTTTTTTACCATTATTTTCAATAGTAATGATCACTCCATATTTCAAAAATGAATTCTCTGGCTGAAAAACCAATCCGTTTCCATGACCAAATTTTACCAGTTTATTTTTGTGAATAACTGCCGTTCGGGGAATAAAAAGTTCCTTTTGTTTTGTAATATTGATTAAAATACGGTCTTCAACCTTACAGTGATTGTTGTGAAAAAATACCAAATCGTCTTTTGAAATGTCATAGAGCCTTGCGATACTTTGCAAGGTTTCGTTTTCCTGGATGATATGTTTGTTGAATTTTTTCATAAAAATTACATTCTGCAAGAATAAATAAAAACTCAAAAATACAGGAATGATTAAAAAAGATTTATTTAAACATTTTTATTATTTTTCGAATAAAAAAATTATGTATATCCGTTTCTTATCATACTGCTAAAACAATCAGTCATTTTGTCATTCTGAAAGAATCTAAACACACTGAAAATAAACAAGTTTAGATTCCTGCGGAATGACAAACCAAGTGTTAAAAACTAAGTTATTACCAATTACGGACATTCATAAAAAAAATTGACTTATTTCGTAAATCATGAAAATAATCCAAATAACAAGTATTACAATAAAAATAATTATTAGCACATCTATGCTCATCCCGTTATTCTCACTCATATCATTCAACTTTTTTAGTGATAAGAATACAAATTGGAACAGCAGCGAGAAGCTTCATTAGTAGAGGTAATTTCACTTATCTTTAACTTTTTTATTCATATTCCCACATATTATCTAAATCTACTTTCTTTATTGGAATTTCTTTATCTCCCTGTTTAAAAATTAAACTGCGGTTGCTAAAATCTTTGTTCATTCGTAAAATTATTTCTATAGCAGTATTGGGGGTCTGCCAGTTTGAATTTTTCTATTGTCTTTAATTGGTTCTGTTATTTTTTCATTGAAAATAGTTTCTTCTTCTCCATTAAACATTTTAAAGCTTATGTTCAATAATTGATAACCGTCAATTTCAGTATTTACATGCCAATTGTATTTTTTTCTGTAGATATCTCAAACACCATATTGAATTCTGTAGCTTCCGAAACTGATTCTGATTTGTCAAAATATTTTTCATTGTTCCTTAGCTGAAATTTTCTCGATGTGGTAAAATAAAGTATAGCAAAATGAAAAAAATAAGCAGTAATATGTTGAATAAATATTTGAACTTATTTTTTTTGTAGATTTGCCAAAATACTTCAATAAATATTAACCCGCTAAAGAATAAAAAAATATAGAGTATAAATAAATCTATATCATAAGTTTGTCCTTTATAATCTGTTTTGACGAATACTACAAACCACCAAAAGTAAGGAATGGCAAGTGCTAAAAATCTTGCTAGCATATATATAAAGCTTTTCATTTTTTTGTTGTTGGTTACATTTGTTTTAAAAAAAATAGCTAACTTGTTTATATCATCAAGCTTTTTAATCTTAATATTCCCACATATTATCTAAGTCTATTTTTTTGATTGGAATTTCTTTCTCTCCTTGTTTAAAGATTAAACTGCGGTTGGTAAAATCTTTGTTCATGCGTAAAACTATTTCTATAGGTATATTGGGATTTGCTTGCTTAAATAAACCCATTATTTCTTCCTCATCTAAATATTTGAATTCCCAAACCGTTCTTTTCCCTTGAGCATCAGCAATTATAAAATCTAATAATTTTGGTACAGCTCTTTCTTTAAATTCATTTTTTTTAAGTGACTCGTCAAATAACTCTTCCATCTCACCATTAAACATTTCATAACTCGTATTATCAAAAGTATAGTTAGGAATTTCTATACGAGTACGCCAAGTATACTTTTTACGATAACTGTCCCAAAGACCATACTGAATTCCTCCTTTTTTCTTAATATTTTCTAATGCCTCTGGTACTTCTTTACTTATATCAAAATATTCTTTTTGAGTAATTGACGGATTTTCGGGAACATAATCACTCATTGCTATTTTAGTTTCTCTTGCTTGAAAACGAGCAATTTCAACTTGCTGTTCCGCTCCACGCATCCACACAACTACCACGCCTCCGGGAGCACAGCCAACCAAAATCTGTCTGTAGGTTTCTTTTTTTCGAGTACCATACCATACTACTCCTTCTTGAAACAGCTTCAACATTTTTTCCTTAGGCAAATCCCAACTTCCTGTATAGAATTTATTTTCTGTAAACGAAGCCCAGGTAATTTCTAATTTTACAGGTACTGGTTTTAAATCTTCTCCTTGTGTGTGTGTTGAGCCGGAATTACCCCACCCATTATGAGCAATAAGAGATGATGGTATATAAACACTTTTACCATCCTCAAAATACAAATTTCCTTTGTAAATATTCATAGGATAAAGTTCGGGTGCACTTTCAGTTGGCAACCACTCAAATTTTTCTTCCATTCTATTTTGACATGAAATTGTGATACTTATTAATAATAAAATATGTAGTAAATAACTTTTCATTTTAGGAATATTTATCAGTTTTTCTAAATCTGCGAATATTAAACTTATCTTTAAACTCAAAATTAGGCTGTAAACCTACTTCTCCATATTTTGCAGACCAATGGAAATATTTGCGTCTAAGCTGTAATAACATATTGTGATCATCAACTAAAAGATTGAATTTTTCTGTTGTCATTTTTCCCTTGTTCATCTGTTTTCTGTAATATTCTAATTCT is drawn from Chryseobacterium muglaense and contains these coding sequences:
- a CDS encoding DUF4280 domain-containing protein; this encodes MAEKHIVVQGAMCKCQFGQAPDNLKVLSHQKEYANDKSATKKLIVTTKEIGTTTFEKNTFGSCTKMGSPPPPCKVMVTEWQNFYDKVQLSNGGYIILEDSKAICAIAGTPCIEIIDHGQRAEASQQNFKNADQDVQQQINPLIDSESMYNEQASAKGVQEGVI
- a CDS encoding DUF2931 family protein, which translates into the protein MEEKFEWLPTESAPELYPMNIYKGNLYFEDGKSVYIPSSLIAHNGWGNSGSTHTQGEDLKPVPVKLEITWASFTENKFYTGSWDLPKEKMLKLFQEGVVWYGTRKKETYRQILVGCAPGGVVVVWMRGAEQQVEIARFQARETKIAMSDYVPENPSITQKEYFDISKEVPEALENIKKKGGIQYGLWDSYRKKYTWRTRIEIPNYTFDNTSYEMFNGEMEELFDESLKKNEFKERAVPKLLDFIIADAQGKRTVWEFKYLDEEEIMGLFKQANPNIPIEIVLRMNKDFTNRSLIFKQGEKEIPIKKIDLDNMWEY
- a CDS encoding OmpA family protein yields the protein MAKGVKKIKVTQGKYYPKMSVPGQRVTIVAEQDVVFQVEEWLPNTSAEDKKKPVIWMRQTHDRKIILFQVPSTTGYKFYILKKFCGSYHYYIEASFSGQRDFKNNVGLYVKGWCEPKIISSKWSYQKGGGSIKNNKKVQHISYGHIVHLNLQTEGLNGNNLIIELWNQQYAKADKQICVYTDVQVIDGEVNLKIQNTYAWMAHVDNIQNLEEFYIKVKDQASGKYIKDNLGDDLHAIYLNVKNKIATTNTNVSQNQTPTKVYKPDVNSARIEPCKFEVIKFTETEVKDGAPNNTTVTVFDKGNGIKQITGKAQQKEIQRTIYYEIDSTIIDKGGEAILNNVLKFLLEHKDSIINLRGYACVIGKQNYNKGLSQRRADIVKKFFADGGLDPRRITSTGKGEVDPTDDKMGRDNVKYKNEKDYINNRRVDISFTFNEHDAQTVVYEVIAPSKPTVLDKIAVPVKKEITIDITGFETKACFRGNDKHKKESYIVDVGQAIDAGDTKKTFNTPSFNYQIYSDLSRFNIAPIQYIWPSSTTPNQYHLHVHSCRFFSNNKRTTVLINAYPDIKWELAVEFLVNVSNYKAANMPAGNIFAKHQEKSREAGYRRWRMNETGKIPISIGVGLSAEWNNGNSKRSFTNEFSDRIEAVAKLISKSITVLQDAINYAQSAAKQTAIPVGFDIRYPKFTVVGKWYLERLNNRNLLNTVGEIGFGFNPLIGAEVVIDIIGAAIALGSYATTGNPAAARLIGKFRAGLEKLGASVTFTATFYGELSIMVDALKIDAINGIDMQGKTTIGGKMGATILLAIEIGGKFNKNSKKYILDFKAAARLQGDSFFGGDFVINSDDKGLFIEPILKFSGVKITGEVEGEIGWWKSNFKIEEIVIDKSEHSLGKKYF